The genomic window TATGCGTGACCCACTCAGGTAGATTTCCTCAATACTTGCTCCATCTTTGAATAGGACTTCGATATTGTTGCCGGTAATAGTGGCATTATCAACACGGGTTCCCCATTCCACAACAACGTTAATGGAGTCACCATTTATGTACAGATCGATGCTTTCCTCATCATACTGTACGGTTTCCTTGATATTTTCCCCTTCGATTTCCACAACACCTGATTGGACTACAGATCGAGTTGTGTCGTCTGCACATCCACTGGTAAGTAGTATTGCAGAAAGGAAAAGAATAGCAACAATTGATTTTATGAATTTCATTGGTAGTCATTGGGCAATTCAATTATTTAATCATTTTCAGATACCGGGGCTATCCCACTCCACTGTAATCATAATACAGTCATTTCACGATTTCATATCCTGCATTCTTCCATGCAGCCATGCTACCAAGGACATTATATATCTTTTTATATCCGTTTCTTTTCAAAATTGAAGCCGCTATATTGGAACGTCTCGCAGAACCACAATAGACAACTACCTGACATTTATCGGGCAGTTTGTCCAGATTATCTTCCAGATTCCCTACGTATACATGTGTGGATCTTTTTATGTGTCCTGCTTCCCATTCATCCTGACCTCGCACGTCCAGGATAACCATTTTTTCATTTTCATCCAGCTTCCTTTTCAGGTCATGCACGGATATGAGGTGGAATCCGTCCACAGGTAAAGCTTCCATATACCAGGCGGAAATTCCCCCTTCCAGGAAACCTTTGATATTATCATAGCCCAAACGTACCAGATATTTTACAGCTCTATCCAGCTGCTCTTTTTCTTCCATAACCAGTAGTATTGGTTTATCATAGGGAAGAAACCAGCCTGCAAAAGAAGGCAGGCCTTCCAGCCAGATGCTGTATGTATCCTTGATGTGGGCTCCGCCGAAAGAATGAGGCATACGTGTATCCACAACTATAGCCCCTTTTTCCATTTCTTCCCTGAACTCTTGTGGGGAAAGCATTTGAGGAATAGGCAGGCATTTCAGGATTGGTGGTCCCCTGAGATTGTATTCTTCCATTTTCCTGAAGTAAGGGGGATACTCGTGATGCTCTGCAAGTTTATGTTTTACAAACTTGTCCCTCTCAGTTTTTTGTAATACGGGGTTATGAATACGTTCCAGTCCCAGAGTGCTGTGTTCCCTTTCTGAGATGGCACCACCACAAACAGAACCGGCACCATGGGCGGGACAGAGTATTACTTCATCTCCCAGTGGCAGTATTTTGTTAAAAATGCTGTCATATAGTTTTGATGCCATCTGTGAAGTTTCGTCGGGTCCGTAAAGGTCTGTTCTTCCCACATCCCCCACAAACAATGTGTCACCTGTAAATACCATTACAGGAGCCTCATTTGAATTAAGGTCTGTTAGCACATATGACATACTTTCATCTGTATGGCCCGGTGTGTGCAGGGCTGTTAGTTTCAATGAACCGAATGTGAAAGTTTGTTTATCCTTTAAGGTATTCCCATATTCAAAATCCAGGTTTATACCATGGTATATATCCGCATCAGTGAGGTTTTTCAACTGCTTTGAACCGATTACGTAATCTTCATTGCGATGTGTTTCAAAAATATATTTTATATTCATTCCATTTTTGCGCGCCATATCCACATAAATCTGGCAATCCCTGCGCGGATCGATTACCACAGCCTCATTCCCGGAACCCAGGAAATATGACAGATGTGCAATTCCTTCTGATTTTATACGCCCGAAAATCATGTTTACCCCACCTTTTATAGTGACTATTATTTGTGATTAAGATTTATCTTTATTTAGCAATTGATCCAGGAATGATTTAAATTCTTCATCAGGTTTATGTGCAGAAATTCCCATTATGGTTGAATCAGGGTTGGAATTACGGAGAAAATCTTTTACATCTCTGATAGTTTCATCTTTTGCAGATTCTGTTTTGTTCAAACAGATTATATCGGCTTCTTTGATCCTGTCGATGGCAAATTGGGGCAATTTACCAACATCAGTTATGAAGGTTTTAGGATCTACAATATTTACAACAGGAGCAAAAGATATATCCGGGATATTCATCGGTTCAAGGCTTGCTTTTATCTGGGACGGGGATGCACTTGATAGAAGTTCGATAATAACAAAATCAGGATTTGTTTCACTGGTTGCATTTTTCAAGGTGTTTTCCAGATTGAACCTGAGGCTGCAGGGAACGCAGGCGTTTATCACTTCTTTTGTGATGATATTTGTGTTTTTGATATCACTATAACTGACTTCCCCTTCCTCGGTAAATATTATAACAACTTTTTTCCCCTTATCGATCAAACTTTTTGCGATTTGCTTGATTGTTGTCGTTTTCCCGCTTCCTGGAAAACCATTTATGATCATTATCTTCATACAACCCCTCCTCCCTTTTATCCATATCAGTGGCTGGTTAATTCATAATTCCTTTTATCATGTAATTGGTTTACTTAGTCAGGCACAGAAGTACTGCGAGGTCTTCCTGGGCTTGAAGGGAGTGAGGTGCATTTGCAGGCATGAAAATGAAAGTACCTTCTTTCATTTCGATTTCATTTCCAGATAAACGGAAGACACCCTTTCCTTTCAGGATCTGGACCACGCCTGTTTTTGTGGATGTATGTTCATCAATATCAGTTCCACCTGCAAGACACATAAGTGTGTAATTATAGGTATCTGATTTTGCCAGTACTGTACTGAATATTCCCTCTGTGGGAAATTGCATCAATTCATTCAAATCTTTTGAAAAACCTCTGTTCATTGTTTCACCTCTTATTATCACAATTTATATTTTAGGCAATTGCAAACTTATTTTTGTATTTTTATTTGTTTCTTCCGAGGTGCCATTTGATCAATAAACCGATACCTATTATAATCAGGACAAATACAAACATACCCACCACAGTATGGTAACCATAACCATAGTACCCAAATTCGTTCATTTAGTTCCCCCTGCAATAATATATTAAATATACTCTGACAACATGTATTAATTTTGCCTTAATGTCTATGGTTGCTACGCGGGCTTTGTGGATATTATCTTAAAATGAGTAAAAGGTCAAAACAATGACAGACGATATAATGAAGTCCATGTTGGATAAAATGGCAAAAGATGGTTTGTTAAAATACAATCCTGAAACGGATACCTACGATGTAACGGAACTGGGCAATCAGGTATTCAATAATCAGGAAGAAGATTCTTCCTGAAATAAATACAATGGATATTTATAAAATTAAACTGTAGCCTCTTCTTTAAGCCCCAACAAATATATATTTAGTTGTACCTATTATTATCTAGACGGGAAACACAAATCGGGGAGTTGTGAATTTCTGAATCGGCATCCAGTCATCCATTGTTATTATAAAGACAGATGGTGG from Methanohalophilus halophilus includes these protein-coding regions:
- a CDS encoding MBL fold metallo-hydrolase, which gives rise to MIFGRIKSEGIAHLSYFLGSGNEAVVIDPRRDCQIYVDMARKNGMNIKYIFETHRNEDYVIGSKQLKNLTDADIYHGINLDFEYGNTLKDKQTFTFGSLKLTALHTPGHTDESMSYVLTDLNSNEAPVMVFTGDTLFVGDVGRTDLYGPDETSQMASKLYDSIFNKILPLGDEVILCPAHGAGSVCGGAISEREHSTLGLERIHNPVLQKTERDKFVKHKLAEHHEYPPYFRKMEEYNLRGPPILKCLPIPQMLSPQEFREEMEKGAIVVDTRMPHSFGGAHIKDTYSIWLEGLPSFAGWFLPYDKPILLVMEEKEQLDRAVKYLVRLGYDNIKGFLEGGISAWYMEALPVDGFHLISVHDLKRKLDENEKMVILDVRGQDEWEAGHIKRSTHVYVGNLEDNLDKLPDKCQVVVYCGSARRSNIAASILKRNGYKKIYNVLGSMAAWKNAGYEIVK
- a CDS encoding GTP-binding protein: MKIMIINGFPGSGKTTTIKQIAKSLIDKGKKVVIIFTEEGEVSYSDIKNTNIITKEVINACVPCSLRFNLENTLKNATSETNPDFVIIELLSSASPSQIKASLEPMNIPDISFAPVVNIVDPKTFITDVGKLPQFAIDRIKEADIICLNKTESAKDETIRDVKDFLRNSNPDSTIMGISAHKPDEEFKSFLDQLLNKDKS
- a CDS encoding cupin domain-containing protein, which translates into the protein MNRGFSKDLNELMQFPTEGIFSTVLAKSDTYNYTLMCLAGGTDIDEHTSTKTGVVQILKGKGVFRLSGNEIEMKEGTFIFMPANAPHSLQAQEDLAVLLCLTK